In Novipirellula galeiformis, the genomic window CGCATACCGGGATGAAGACCTATTCGTGGGTTCGCTATACGTTTGCAACCATTGGGACTTTGGCGGGTGAAGGCTCGGCGCTCGACTGGGTCGCCGACCATCGCAAGCATCACGCCCACAGCGATCATGAGGGCGACCCGCATTCGCCGCACGAAGGAGGTTGGTGGGCTCACATCATGTGGCTCGCATTTCACACCCACAATGGCGATCGAACGGCCTACCTGCAGCGCTGGGTACCGGACCTTTACAAGCAACGCGGGATGCGGATTTTAGACATGTTGTTCTTGCCGCTTCATATTGGAGTGGGCTGTGCCCTGTACGGCATTGGTTACGCGATCGGCGGCGTCGATTTCGGGCTTTCGCTTCTGATCTGGGGCATGTTCGTTCGCCTCGTCGGTGTCTTGCACGCGACTTGGATGGTGAACAGTGCATCGCACATGTGGGGCTACAAGAACTACGAAACGACCGACGACAGCCGTAACAATTGGCTCGTTGCGATCGTGGCTTACGGCGAAGGTTGGCACAACAACCACCATGCTTACCCACGGATGGCCAAGCATGGCCACAAGTGGTGGGAGTTTGACATCACATGGCAAGCGATTCGCTTGTTGCGAGCGTGTGGACTGGTTTGGGACGTGGTCGATTATCGCACCGTCGCAGAAAAGCAAGCGGGCGAATCCGCTCCTACGACCGCAGCTTAGGCATCGCTGCGGATCATGAAAACAAGAAAACGTCGCGGGCACGCAAGTGTTTGCGGCGTTTTTTTTTGTCTCGGGCTGTCCTTTGGAAAGGCGTTGCCCGTTGGCCGCGCGACGGAACTCGGGTTGTTCACAACCCGAGGTGTCCGTTTTGAAGTGCCGTGTTTTTCATAATCCGAAGCGTCCGCGAGGGAATGTCCCTCATGACTCGGTCCCTCATGACTCGGTCCCTCACGGAGGCTTCGGGTTGTGATTTGCTGAGAAAGACGGCAATACAACGGCACTTCAACAGGGGCGAGTCCGTTTACCCCCTCCCCTAGGCTGATGCTCTCCCTTCATGGCTCGCAACTTCGAAGCCTTGAAAACGGGACGTTCTTGGGGGCGAGCTCGCTGGGGGCGTCTTTGGCGTCGAAAACGCTATCGTTTGTGAGAGATGAGGAAGGCCGCGGCGACGCCGGCAAGCAATCCGCCCAGATGGGCGCCGTTTGCGATCGGGCCGAACATCCCTGTCATGCACAAAACCAGCCATCCGAGCATTAGCATCACGTTCCCCTGCGACAATCGAATCGGAAACGAGGCGTCCATTTGGGGGCGAATCCATAAATAGCCAAACAATCCGTACACGGCTCCTGAAGCTCCGATCGCAAAAGGGGATCCGGCAAGCGCATGGAGCATCGGGGGCAAGGATTCCGAGCCGGGAAGCGAGACCTGAAGCAGCATCCCGGCTAATTGGCTGACGAACAGCAGGACCGCTAAAAACAGCGACCCCTGCAGCCGTTCGATGGCGGACCCCAGCAAGAAGATCCAAATCATATTGAACGCCAGGTGCAGCGGATCGGCGTGCAAGAACATCGGAGTGATGAAACGCCAAACCTCTCCTTTTCGGATTGACGCGAACCAGTCGCCATCGCTTTCGGCGTAGTCGCGTCGATCGACAAACGACATCGCGTAATCCACCGATTGCTCGCTCGTCAACTTGCTCGCGTCCGGCGAAAGGCGTGGGCGTCCAAAGCCGCCCGCAAAGCTGGCGATCACCGACAGAACAATCACGCCAATGGCGACCGGAATGTTCTGCTGTCGCGCGGCAAAGCTCGAGCCTCCTAGTCCTCCCATCGCAGGTCTTCCCCCCGATGTGGGCAGGGTCCGATGCAATTTTTTACGCTCGGCGAGTTTCTGCTGCTGCTCGCTGACGCGTTTGTCGCGCAGCGCGTCCGCTTTGCTTTTGACTTGATACGTATCGGACTCGGGCGATTGCACAAACAAGGCGAATTGATTGCGTGCTTCGTCCACGTCCTGCTCGTCGCGAATCCAGATATCCCACTGGGGATTGTCCACGCTCGCATCGGAATCGGCGGCGGCGTCAATGGACAACGTCAGCAAGTAATCGCAAAACCGATGAGCAAGAGTTTCGTTTTCAAGGCTGCCGATTCGCCGCATCAGTTCAAGGCCGTGTTATCGAGTAGAGGAGGATCGCGTCATGGATCGTAGAAGTTTGATTGTGAGGGGATAGTTGTACGTGGAAGTGTCGGAAAAAGCACTCCCACAAAGGCTTCCGCTCCTCGACATCGAGCGCGTTGATGCCAAGCGTCGCAGGCAATCAATACACTCACACTGATTTTTCTTTTCGTTGGATCTCGATTTCAGCAAAGCTGAACACCCGCCCTTTTCCGGAACCGGGGCACACGCTGCAGGTTTCATTCCAGTCTTTCTTGGTGGCCAGATTGCTGTCCCAAAACGGCCATGTCCGGCATTGAATCGGCCGGGAATCATAAACCGAGCATTTGCGGGTTTCGGGATCCAGCAAGATGCAGTCCCCATCGGGATACTCTTTCAAACTCTTGTTCGCTCCGACTTGCCGAACAAATTGATGTTCGAAGGAATCGACATCCATGTTCATTGCGTTGGCAAGGTCTGCGATTTCATCCTCATTGACCCACACGAATCCCGGCTCACCGCTGCAGCAATCCCCGCACTGAGAGCACTCAAAGCGAAGCCCATCGGCATACCAGGGGGCAGGACTTTCTTTCAATGATTGCTTTTTGGCCATGGGGGGGAGGGTGTTTTGAGAAAACGGTTTGCTTTCGAACGGTTTCGATCCCGAGCTCATTTGGAGCGTCAATTGTCCCATCACTTTATCGTTCGAAGGCAACGAGGTCGACGCGGCCAAGCTTTTTTGTCGTCGCTTGAAGTTCACCGCCGTGGTCGTTCAAGTTGTTTCAGGCAGCCATCGTGTTAAATTGAAGATAGTCGCCAATTTGCTTATTAGGGAGCTAGTGCAATGCGAGTCTTCATTCCGCTACTACTGTTTCTGTTAGTCATCGTCGGGATTGCCGCGTCCGCCGATGCTCGCGAGTGGTCGAATCCCGATGGTCAATTCAAACTCGAAGCCGAGGTGATTGCGTTCAACCCGTGGACGGTGGTTTTGAAGCGTCCCAGTGGGAAGTTGGTCGCCATCGAGCTGGCGGAATTATCCCAGAGCGATCGGGATTATATCGCCTCCAAAGAAGCGACCGACAGCTTTGCGAAATCGGCTGATGAAATGCAAACCTGGACCGCATTCGACGGCATGATGATCCGTGGGCGTGTGATTGCCTACGGCAAGAAAGATCTGGTCATTACCCGGCGAGTGGGCAATGTCTTCGTCAATGGAATTCCGTTTGCCAGGATGGCTCCTCTGCATCAAAGTTTGGTTTTAAAGATTGTCTCTCATCTCGAAAATGAAAAGCTCGAAACGGAGAGGGATCTCGAAGCGTGGGCAAAACCGCTCGGAGCGGACGCGAAAACGTATCCGCTTCAAGGGGTCTTGATGAAGCTCGAGAGCGGCGACGAGATCAGCCTGCCCTTCTTTATGTTTGCCAAGAAGGACCTCGCCGTATTGCAACCGGGTTGGGAGCGGTGGCTTAGCCAAGAAAAATACGAGCAGGAACAAGCACGCGAAAACTTGATGGTCCAATCCTCGGCGATGCAATATCAACGTGCCAATCAACGCTATTACCAAGTCGAAAGAATGAAGCTCGATATGCTTGCCGCCGCGACGGGGGTGAGCTCCATTTGGGAAGTCATCGTTGAACCTCGGCAAGGCGTTTACGGTCATCGCACCAGCATCATGGTGACGGCGAGGAACAGCGATATCGCGACACGAATGGTGGCGGTTCGCTATCCTGCGTTCGCGGTGATCGGGGTGCGCCGGGCAAACTTTTAGTGTCCCTGGCGAGCTCACTCAAACCGCCCACGCTAGGCTGTGAATTGCATCGGAATGACCCACGATGTCTTAACAAGATTTCTTAAACCGCTTGCTCAACAAAACGTGGCTTTTAAGTGAGGAATGAAATCGTAACCCCAAGCGTCCGTTTCGAAGTTTTGGGTTTTTCATAACCCGAGTCGTAAGCGAGGGAATCTCACGCTTGCACCGGTCCCTCGCTGACGCTTCGGGAGGGGGATTTTTCAGCATTCACGCACGATCCACGTCCTCGCTCGATCTGCAACCGTCTCCGGCGGGAATTCTTTCTGGATTGAAAGCCGAAGCGTCCAAAGCATTCAGCGTCTGCGGCGACACGTTACACTATCGATGATGTCGTGGCGGTTCGTGTTGCTCTGCTCTTCCGATGAAGTTACTTCGCCTGTGAGTTTGCTGCTCCGGAAAATCGGATGCTGCCCGCCGCTCCCCCCCCTGCCTTTTCCCCTTCCGCTGAGAGACCCCATGATGATGTTCTTGTTTCGCAACTTGTTTCGCAATTTATTTGCCGCCTCGCTTGTCGCATTCGCGTCTTATTCGTTCGCTCAGGATGTCGCGATCGGCAAACTTGACCCTGAGATGGAGGTCAGTAAGAAAACGGTCGACGGGCTCGATTGGTACGATGTGACTCAGTGGGGCGTCGAAGGACGCATCCTCCCCGACCAAGAACGGCAACAATGGTTCGATCGATTTCCGGCGTCAGCGCAACAATCGGTCACAAAAAATGTCTGGAACCTAAGCCGGGACAGCGCCGGAATGATGGTGCGATTCAAAACCGATGCCACCTCGATTCACGTCCACTACAAACTGAAAAAAGCCAACTTGGCGATGCCGCACATGCCTGCGACGGGCGTCAGTGGCGTCGATCTCTACGCTCGCGATAGCGAAGGAAAATGGCGATGGGTGCAAGTCACCCGGCCTACGTCGCAAGAGGTGAAAACCGAGATCGTCGGCGGACTCGCCGCGGGTCAACGCGAGTATGCTGCCTACTTGCCGCTCTACAACGGTGTTGAATTCATGAGCATTGGCGTCAAACCCGGCAGCCATTTCGAAGGCTTGACCCCTCGTCAAAAACCGATCGTGTTCTACGGGACAAGCATCACCCATGGGGCCTGTGCCAGCCGACCGGGGATGGTTCACACCGCAATCGTGGGGCGAATGCTTGATGCCCCCGTAATCAACCTTGGTTTTTCTGGTAATGGCCGCATGGACAAAGAGGTTGGTGACTATTTGGTGCAAACCGATGCCGCCGCCTTCGTCATCGATTGCTTGCCGAACATGGGCCCCGCCGATGTCACGGCAAAGTGCATCCCGTTGGTAAAGCAACTGCGTGAAGCTCATCCGAAGACACCGATTGTGCTTGTGGAAGACCGTCGCAACACCAACGATTGGATTTTGCCGAATCGCCAAGCACACCACACCCGCAATCACGCCGCGTTGAAGGCCGCCCACGCAAGCTTAGTCGCCGAGGGAGTGACCAATCTGCATTACATTCCAGGCGATTACCTGTACGGTGACGACAGCGAAGGAGCGACCGATGGATCGCACGCCAACGATCTTGGCTTCATGCGACAAGCGATCCTGTTTGAGCCCGTTTTGCGTCGTGCAATCGCCACCGAAACGTCTGAATAATCGAACCGCATTGACCAAGTCTTGGCGTCCGCAGACCCTTCGACTTTGTCTTGGGTCATTCAGAGACTTTTAGGCGTTCAACAAACGCCTCGTATTGTAATTCGCTCGGATCTCGACGGTCGTCATCGCCCAGGTGAGCTTAGGATTCCAACATGATTTTTCGGAATCCAAAGCCCCCTCGCTCGATGCGGTGGCGGTCCGTCTGGTGAGCCCGCTCAATCCTGCGTCGCCTCAAAGATGACTCCTTTGCGAGTGGGACTTCGGTATCGCCATGCCGTTCCATCGGGGAAACGGTACTGGTCGACAAAGCCGGGGACAAATTCCAATCCCCAACCCGGCGCTGTTGGCGCGACATAGTGACCGTCGCGTGTTTGCACTGGATGCTCGACTGATTCTTGTAGGAAATCGATGTACTCGACCAATTGGGTTTCGCTGTGGCCCGCCACGGCAATCTGGTCCCACATCCCGTAGTGCTGGATCATGTTGCACAGTGCGATGCCCCCTCCATGCGGACAGACAGGAACACCAAACTTTGCCGCCATCAAAACAATGGCCATCACGTCGTTCACCCCAGCGACGCGAGTCGCATCGATTTGGCAATACTTGATCCCGCCGCTTTGCAGCAATTGCTTAAAGATCACCGGTGACGCGGCGTGCTCGCCACAGGCGAAGTCAAAACTCGCGTCGGCGAACGTTTCGGCTAATGCGACATACCCCAGCACGTCATCACGCGCGATTGGCTCTTCGATCCACTTTAAATCGAAATCGCGATACGCTTCGAGATGCTCTTTGGCCTCCGGTATGCCCCAGTACTGGTTCGCATCGACCATCAAATTACAATCGGGACCAACCGCCTCGCGAAGGAAACGGAGACGCCGAACATCTTGTTGTAAATCGCGGCCCACTTTCATCTTGAACGAATCGAATCCCTGCGAACGCAGTTTGTCAATTGTGGCGAGGATTTGCTCGTCACTGAGGCCGAGCCATCCTGCGGTGCAATACGCTTTGGGGCCGTGCTGCAGCATTTCGGCTTCGCGCCGCGGCGCGTCGGTGCGAGCTTTTCGTAGAATCGCGACCGCTTCGTCTCGAGTCAACGCGTCGCGCAGGTTGCGCCAATCGATACAGTCGGCGACGAATTCGGGCTCGAGGTCAACGAGCAATTTCCAAAGCGGCTTCTGTTGTGACTTTGCCCATAGGTCCCACATCGCATTGATCACGGCACCGGCTGCCATGCGAAAGACACCGTCATGCAACCAACGCAATTGATGGTGGTCGATCAGACGTTGATACAATCGAATCGGAGCCTCCGCAAAATCATCGAGCGACGTGCCCACAATCAATTGACACAAATCCTCGATCCCATGACAAATCCAATCGGTTCCCGCACCCACGGTAAAAACGATTGACTCACCACGCCATTCCGAATCGGTTTGTAGATGCAACACCGCAGCCGAATAATCGGGCTGAAGATGAAATGGGTCCGAGCCAAGCATTTGGTCCGATGTCGGAACGCGGAGATCCAGGACGTTTGCCGACGTGATTTGAACAGAACGATTTACCATGCGACATTCATTTGCGTGTGGAGGGGACGATCATTCGAAGCCGAAACCGTTTGCGGCACCCTCGGTGGGTGGGTGTCGCATGGAAGGAGAGTCATCGCTGGGGCGGCCTGCAACGCCAAAGCTCAGGAGCCCCCTTGCTCGGTCACCCCAGCAAGGCTGGAGCGACCGATTCTACAATCAAAAGGACTCCGTGGGGCTTTGTGGGTGGGCGTCTGCGACCCCCGGTTATTCGAAAAGGCATCGTTGCGGTGAACTCGCACCCCCAAAAGCTCGCACCCCCAAAAGATTGCGCGGCGGTGATCCCGCATCGGACGTTCCATTGTCAGTTAAACTGGGCGTTATGAAGATTCAACGCATTCAAATCGTTTTGGTACTAATGATCGGATCGCTTGGTTTGCCCTCGTCGGCGCAGGAAATCGAAGCGATCCGCTTTAGCCGGGATGTGCTGCCGATCCTATCGGACCGTTGTTTTCATTGTCATGGCCCGGATCCCGAGCATCGCGAAGCCGATTTGAGGCTCGACGATCGTGAATCGGCTATCGAAGAGATGGCGGTCATTGTACCGATGGAACCGGATGCGAGCGAATTGATCGCACGCATTATCAGCGAGGATCACGACAAATTGATGCCGCCTCCGGAGTCCCATCGCAAACCCTTGACGCAGCAAGAGATTGAAATTTTGAGGCGTTGGATTGCCGAAGGGGCGAAGTGGGGAACGCATTGGTCGTTCGAAAAACTGCTGCGTCCCGAACCGCCCCAACTCAACCTTCATCCGATCGATGCATTTGTACAACGACAGCTGGAAGAACATGCCCTGCAGCCCTCCACCGAAGCCGACCGGCGAACCTTGATTCGACGTGTCACGTTGGATCTCATCGGTCTGCCGCCGAGTCCTGCGGAAGTCGATGCGTTCCTCGCCGACGATTCACCGCAGGCATATGAGAACCTTGTCGACCGTTTGTTACAGTCGCCTCATTACGGTGAGCGGATGGCGTGGCCGTGGCTCGATGCGGCACGCTACGCTGATACCAGCGGCTACCAGGGCGATCCCGAACGTTCGATGTGGCCGTGGCGTGATTGGGTGATCACGGCGCTGAATGAAAACATGCCGTTTGATCAATTTACAATCGAGCAAATTGCGGGTGACCTGCTGCCCGAACCGACTCCAGAGCAACGGCTGGCTACCGGTTTCAATCGCAACCACATGCACAATGGCGAAGGAGGTCGGATCGCGGAAGAGACGCGAGTGGAGAACGTTTTCGATCGCGCTGAAACGACCGGGACCGTTTGGTTGGGATTGACGCTGCAGTGCGCTCGTTGCCATGACCACAAGTTTGATCCAACTACGAATGTGGACTATTTCGCCTTCACCGATTTCTTCAATCAAACCTCCGAAGCAGGACGCATCGTAGGCGGATTGGCGGTTCCGCCCGCGATCGACTACGTGCCCGAGGAACAGCGGCGCGAGATCGAAAAACTCAAACACCGGATCGCGGAACTGGCCGAACAACTCGTCGCCCCCTCGGACGAAGCCGATGCGGCTCAAACGGTGTGGGAATCGGCTTGGGGAGATGGCATTGCCGAACCATGGCGCACGCTTGATCCGTCGGTATTTCGCTCAAGCGGCGGTGCCATGATCAGCAAACAAGCGGATTTGTCGCTGCATGTGACCGGGGAACGTCCGGAGCAAGATGTGTACGAGATTACGTTCTCAACCGAAGAGAACGAAATCCGCGGTCTCCGCCTAGAAGCTCTCGTCGACTCTACGTCGCCCGGTCAATCGACGGGCCGCGACAATGGGGGCAACTTTGTGCTCAGTGAAATCGAAGTCACGGCGCGTCCCGTGAACGCCCCTGAATCGGAAGCGGTGCCCGTCAAGTTTGTCGGCGGCGAAGCGGATTTCTCTCAAGATGGTTTCCCCGTCGAGCACGCCATCGATGGCCGTGTCGACAAAACCAGCGGTTGGGCTGTTAGCGGACACAAAAAGAAAGAGCCTCGCTGGGCCAACTTCTATACCGACGAGCCGATTGGCTTCGAACAAGGGACGGTGTTGAGCGTCAAGCTCCGCTTCGAGTCTCGGTTCATCCAACATACGATGGCGTTATTCCGCATCAGGGTTACCGATGCCAAACACCCCACGGGGCCGGATGCCAAGATCGCCACGCTCTTGCGCACTCCGGTGGACCAGCGTCGTGAGGCGGATCAGGCCCGCTTGCGAGAACATTTTCGCAGGTTTCATTGGGACCGTTCTGCCGAAATTGCTCGACAACTCGACGCTGCACGCCGCGAATTGGTCACGTTACAAGCGAACGCGAAACCGGTGCCGGTGATGGTCATGGACACCCGCGATGCTCCACGTGAAACGTTCGTGCTGGTCAAGGGGATTTACAATGACGTGACCGATCGCAAGGTCGTCGCCGCGGTGCCTAGCATGTTGCCGCCGCTCGCCGAGAAAGCGGAGGGCGAGGCACCAACGCGTCTGGATCTCGCACGCTGGATCGTCGCTCCCGAGAACCCGTTAACGGCACGCGTGACGGTCAATCGCTATTGGCAGATGTTCTTTGGCCGTGGGATTGTCTCGACGATGGATGATTTCGGATTACAGGGGGCTCAACCGACGCATCCCGATTTGTTGGATTGGTTGGCGGTCGAATTTGTGGAGTCCGGTTGGGATGTCAAGCACATGCACCGAATGATCGTGACCAGCCAAACGTATCGGCAATCCTCTCATGTGACGCCGGAATCATTGGCACAAGACCCGGAAAATAAACTGCTCAGTCGGGCTCCACGTTATCGCATGCCATCGTGGATGATCCGCGACCATGCGTTA contains:
- a CDS encoding acyl-CoA desaturase — encoded protein: MASVIPPTQKQTRRERKSLDRIQRSSNPKSDRDQHSPHASHDHASKLPANAHPTASERRHVKNLSYWAIGWLTLAHLVVLAAPFYFSWTGLAVMLVLHWMTGSLGICLGYHRLLTHTGMKTYSWVRYTFATIGTLAGEGSALDWVADHRKHHAHSDHEGDPHSPHEGGWWAHIMWLAFHTHNGDRTAYLQRWVPDLYKQRGMRILDMLFLPLHIGVGCALYGIGYAIGGVDFGLSLLIWGMFVRLVGVLHATWMVNSASHMWGYKNYETTDDSRNNWLVAIVAYGEGWHNNHHAYPRMAKHGHKWWEFDITWQAIRLLRACGLVWDVVDYRTVAEKQAGESAPTTAA
- a CDS encoding SHD1 domain-containing protein — encoded protein: MRVFIPLLLFLLVIVGIAASADAREWSNPDGQFKLEAEVIAFNPWTVVLKRPSGKLVAIELAELSQSDRDYIASKEATDSFAKSADEMQTWTAFDGMMIRGRVIAYGKKDLVITRRVGNVFVNGIPFARMAPLHQSLVLKIVSHLENEKLETERDLEAWAKPLGADAKTYPLQGVLMKLESGDEISLPFFMFAKKDLAVLQPGWERWLSQEKYEQEQARENLMVQSSAMQYQRANQRYYQVERMKLDMLAAATGVSSIWEVIVEPRQGVYGHRTSIMVTARNSDIATRMVAVRYPAFAVIGVRRANF
- a CDS encoding YkgJ family cysteine cluster protein yields the protein MAKKQSLKESPAPWYADGLRFECSQCGDCCSGEPGFVWVNEDEIADLANAMNMDVDSFEHQFVRQVGANKSLKEYPDGDCILLDPETRKCSVYDSRPIQCRTWPFWDSNLATKKDWNETCSVCPGSGKGRVFSFAEIEIQRKEKSV
- a CDS encoding enolase C-terminal domain-like protein gives rise to the protein MVNRSVQITSANVLDLRVPTSDQMLGSDPFHLQPDYSAAVLHLQTDSEWRGESIVFTVGAGTDWICHGIEDLCQLIVGTSLDDFAEAPIRLYQRLIDHHQLRWLHDGVFRMAAGAVINAMWDLWAKSQQKPLWKLLVDLEPEFVADCIDWRNLRDALTRDEAVAILRKARTDAPRREAEMLQHGPKAYCTAGWLGLSDEQILATIDKLRSQGFDSFKMKVGRDLQQDVRRLRFLREAVGPDCNLMVDANQYWGIPEAKEHLEAYRDFDLKWIEEPIARDDVLGYVALAETFADASFDFACGEHAASPVIFKQLLQSGGIKYCQIDATRVAGVNDVMAIVLMAAKFGVPVCPHGGGIALCNMIQHYGMWDQIAVAGHSETQLVEYIDFLQESVEHPVQTRDGHYVAPTAPGWGLEFVPGFVDQYRFPDGTAWRYRSPTRKGVIFEATQD
- a CDS encoding rhomboid family intramembrane serine protease → MRRIGSLENETLAHRFCDYLLTLSIDAAADSDASVDNPQWDIWIRDEQDVDEARNQFALFVQSPESDTYQVKSKADALRDKRVSEQQQKLAERKKLHRTLPTSGGRPAMGGLGGSSFAARQQNIPVAIGVIVLSVIASFAGGFGRPRLSPDASKLTSEQSVDYAMSFVDRRDYAESDGDWFASIRKGEVWRFITPMFLHADPLHLAFNMIWIFLLGSAIERLQGSLFLAVLLFVSQLAGMLLQVSLPGSESLPPMLHALAGSPFAIGASGAVYGLFGYLWIRPQMDASFPIRLSQGNVMLMLGWLVLCMTGMFGPIANGAHLGGLLAGVAAAFLISHKR
- a CDS encoding SGNH/GDSL hydrolase family protein, whose translation is MMMFLFRNLFRNLFAASLVAFASYSFAQDVAIGKLDPEMEVSKKTVDGLDWYDVTQWGVEGRILPDQERQQWFDRFPASAQQSVTKNVWNLSRDSAGMMVRFKTDATSIHVHYKLKKANLAMPHMPATGVSGVDLYARDSEGKWRWVQVTRPTSQEVKTEIVGGLAAGQREYAAYLPLYNGVEFMSIGVKPGSHFEGLTPRQKPIVFYGTSITHGACASRPGMVHTAIVGRMLDAPVINLGFSGNGRMDKEVGDYLVQTDAAAFVIDCLPNMGPADVTAKCIPLVKQLREAHPKTPIVLVEDRRNTNDWILPNRQAHHTRNHAALKAAHASLVAEGVTNLHYIPGDYLYGDDSEGATDGSHANDLGFMRQAILFEPVLRRAIATETSE
- a CDS encoding PSD1 and planctomycete cytochrome C domain-containing protein codes for the protein MKIQRIQIVLVLMIGSLGLPSSAQEIEAIRFSRDVLPILSDRCFHCHGPDPEHREADLRLDDRESAIEEMAVIVPMEPDASELIARIISEDHDKLMPPPESHRKPLTQQEIEILRRWIAEGAKWGTHWSFEKLLRPEPPQLNLHPIDAFVQRQLEEHALQPSTEADRRTLIRRVTLDLIGLPPSPAEVDAFLADDSPQAYENLVDRLLQSPHYGERMAWPWLDAARYADTSGYQGDPERSMWPWRDWVITALNENMPFDQFTIEQIAGDLLPEPTPEQRLATGFNRNHMHNGEGGRIAEETRVENVFDRAETTGTVWLGLTLQCARCHDHKFDPTTNVDYFAFTDFFNQTSEAGRIVGGLAVPPAIDYVPEEQRREIEKLKHRIAELAEQLVAPSDEADAAQTVWESAWGDGIAEPWRTLDPSVFRSSGGAMISKQADLSLHVTGERPEQDVYEITFSTEENEIRGLRLEALVDSTSPGQSTGRDNGGNFVLSEIEVTARPVNAPESEAVPVKFVGGEADFSQDGFPVEHAIDGRVDKTSGWAVSGHKKKEPRWANFYTDEPIGFEQGTVLSVKLRFESRFIQHTMALFRIRVTDAKHPTGPDAKIATLLRTPVDQRREADQARLREHFRRFHWDRSAEIARQLDAARRELVTLQANAKPVPVMVMDTRDAPRETFVLVKGIYNDVTDRKVVAAVPSMLPPLAEKAEGEAPTRLDLARWIVAPENPLTARVTVNRYWQMFFGRGIVSTMDDFGLQGAQPTHPDLLDWLAVEFVESGWDVKHMHRMIVTSQTYRQSSHVTPESLAQDPENKLLSRAPRYRMPSWMIRDHALAASGLLLPSIGGPPVKPYQPDGIWSEATFGKIRYQADTADKLYRRSLYTFWRRIVGPTILFDAAKRQTCEVNTNLTNTPLHALTTLNDVTYLEAARVLAGRLMKDHPEDRDRITMAFVTLTSRPPEAAELELLEHRLESYVAEFRKTPENASELLTIGDYTRDTSLDPAEHAAYTTLLNTLMNLDETLVKP